One Mytilus trossulus isolate FHL-02 chromosome 5, PNRI_Mtr1.1.1.hap1, whole genome shotgun sequence DNA segment encodes these proteins:
- the LOC134719406 gene encoding uncharacterized protein LOC134719406 isoform X1: MCNLVKLILLLVGRNTKLNIRRGKVLSFKKSAREIFYLDLIASNGYMKLKLEMNELDDLFTLRGHLESQTAYFPQPLPQPQEQVILKENVVPVYTPPPPPPAAPAPPAPSAPLTLIYGNEATPLQTDPMWNKGSTIPVRVATKRREESLPQWVNKTAKYEQVSPVKNNLYNLSEEEMGAFFQAM, from the exons ATGTGCAATTTAGTCAAATTAATACTTCTACTGGTAGGACGGAACACAAAACTCAATATCAGGAGAGGGAAAGTGCTTTCCTTTAAAAAGTCCGCTAGAGAAATCTTTTATTTAGACTTGATTGCATCAAATGGATATATGAAGCTGAAATTAGAAATGAACGAGCTGGATGATCTGTTTACACTGAGGGGGCACCTAGAGTCCCAAACGGCATACTTTCCACAG cCGCTCCCCCAGCCACAGGAGCAGGTTATTCTGAAAGAAAATGTAGTGCCGGTTTAtacaccaccaccaccaccaccagcAGCACCAGCACCACCAGCACCTTCC GCACCTCTAACATTGATATATGGAAACGAGGCCACTCCACTTCAAACAGACCCGATGTGGAATAAGGGAAGTACAATTCCGGTGAGGGTGGCCACCAAGAGGCGAGAAGAATCACTCCCGCAGTGGGTCAACAAGACTGCAAAGTATGAGCAGGTGTCTCCTGTGAAAAACAATCTGTACAATCTATCAGAGGAGGAGATGGGAGCATTTTTCCAGGCGATGTGA
- the LOC134719407 gene encoding uncharacterized protein LOC134719407, with the protein MENLRARMNLRLINSASEEKLKKLVAQPSFLCCQIFNEDLVGVHNQQINLTLNKPIYAGQAILDLSKRLMYEFHYKVMKPQYGDKINLLFTDTDSLCYEILTDDVYEDMKPIKDLFDTSNYGSFNKTKHLFSSKYKKVVGKFKDELGGVPLKEFVGLRPKMYSLLYNQTSTEGITCEKEKKVAKGISKTEIKQTLRHEMYKKCLNEETTTTNSMTCIRSKNHELFMDTVVKKGLCSFDDKRYWKNPIESYAYGHYKIDTY; encoded by the exons ATGGAAAATTTGCGTGCTCGGATGAATCTAAGACTAATCAATTCAGCCTCggaagaaaaactaaaaaaGTTAGTAGCTCAGCCGTCGTTTCTATGCTgtcaaattttcaatgaagACCTCGTTGGAGTACACAACCAACAGATCAACCTAACTCTCAACAAACCCATCTATGCCGGACAAGCTATTTTAGACCTTTCAAAGAGACTGATGTATGAATTTCATTACAAGGTGATGAAGCCTCAGTACGGTGACAAGATCAACTTGCTGTTTACAGATACAg ATTCGTTGTGTTATGAGATTCTGACTGATGATGTATATGAAGACATGAAACCTATCAAAGACCTATTCGATACCTCCAACTACGGCTCATTCAACAAAACGAAACATCTCTTTTCCAGCAAATATAAGAAAGTCGTTGGGAAATTTAAAGATGAGCTTGGTG GTGTTCCTTTAAAAGAATTCGTTGGCTTGAGACCTAAAATGTACAGCCTTTTGTATAACCAGACCTCTACAGAAGGTATCACATgcgaaaaggaaaaaaaagtggCGAAAGGCAtttcaaaaactgaaataaaacagaCTCTCCGACATGAAATGTATaagaaatgtttaaatgaaGAAACTACGACCACCAATTCAATGACATGCATTAGAAGTAAAAATCATGAACTGTTCATGGATACCGTTGTGAAAAAAGGACTGTGTAGTTTTGATGATAAACGTTACTGGAAGAACCCAATTGAAAGCTATGCCTATGGACATTATAAGATAGACACATATTAG
- the LOC134719406 gene encoding uncharacterized protein LOC134719406 isoform X2 — protein MCNLVKLILLLVGRNTKLNIRRGKVLSFKKSAREIFYLDLIASNGYMKLKLEMNELDDLFTLRGHLESQTAYFPQAPLTLIYGNEATPLQTDPMWNKGSTIPVRVATKRREESLPQWVNKTAKYEQVSPVKNNLYNLSEEEMGAFFQAM, from the exons ATGTGCAATTTAGTCAAATTAATACTTCTACTGGTAGGACGGAACACAAAACTCAATATCAGGAGAGGGAAAGTGCTTTCCTTTAAAAAGTCCGCTAGAGAAATCTTTTATTTAGACTTGATTGCATCAAATGGATATATGAAGCTGAAATTAGAAATGAACGAGCTGGATGATCTGTTTACACTGAGGGGGCACCTAGAGTCCCAAACGGCATACTTTCCACAG GCACCTCTAACATTGATATATGGAAACGAGGCCACTCCACTTCAAACAGACCCGATGTGGAATAAGGGAAGTACAATTCCGGTGAGGGTGGCCACCAAGAGGCGAGAAGAATCACTCCCGCAGTGGGTCAACAAGACTGCAAAGTATGAGCAGGTGTCTCCTGTGAAAAACAATCTGTACAATCTATCAGAGGAGGAGATGGGAGCATTTTTCCAGGCGATGTGA
- the LOC134719405 gene encoding uncharacterized protein LOC134719405 has protein sequence MYEFHYKVMKPQYGDKINLLFTDTDSLCYEILTDDVYEDMKPIKDLFDTSNYGSFNKTKHLFSSKYKKVVGKFKDELGGVPLKEFVGLRPKMYSLLYNQTSTEGITCEKEKKVAKGISKTEIKQTLRHEMYKKCLNEETTTTNSMTCIRSKNHELFMDTVVKKGLCSFDDKRYWKNPIESYAYGHYKIDTY, from the exons ATGTATGAATTTCATTACAAGGTGATGAAGCCTCAGTACGGTGACAAGATCAACTTGCTGTTTACAGATACAg ATTCGTTGTGTTATGAGATTCTGACTGATGATGTATATGAAGACATGAAACCTATCAAAGACCTATTCGATACCTCCAACTACGGCTCATTCAACAAAACGAAACATCTCTTTTCCAGCAAATATAAGAAAGTCGTTGGGAAATTTAAAGATGAGCTTGGTG GTGTTCCTTTAAAAGAATTCGTTGGCTTGAGACCTAAAATGTACAGCCTTTTGTATAACCAGACCTCTACAGAAGGTATCACATgcgaaaaggaaaaaaaagtggCGAAAGGCAtttcaaaaactgaaataaaacagaCTCTCCGACATGAAATGTATaagaaatgtttaaatgaaGAAACTACGACCACCAATTCAATGACATGCATTAGAAGTAAAAATCATGAACTGTTCATGGATACCGTTGTGAAAAAAGGACTGTGTAGTTTTGATGATAAACGTTACTGGAAGAACCCAATTGAAAGCTATGCCTATGGACATTATAAGATAGACACATATTAG